A region of the Oncorhynchus gorbuscha isolate QuinsamMale2020 ecotype Even-year linkage group LG02, OgorEven_v1.0, whole genome shotgun sequence genome:
GGAGGACGCCCAAATGGACCGCCCCGATATGTGTATCTCTGGCCCCCCAGGAACGAGGCCAAAGACTTGAAGACATCAGCCACTCCTGTCTGGTGGAGGTGTGGCCgacagggaggcagagagctggaTGAAGTGTCCCCActactgtcctcctcttcctcatcctcctcttccactccattgGGAGTATCAGGCAGGCCATAAAGCTTGGCCAAGTCGCTATGGCGAAGCTCATCAGCACCCCTCCCCTCACTGACCCCCTCTGCCTTCTCATTGAGCTCCTCTAAGTTCCCATGGGGGGGTGAGATGGACGGGCTGTGGGTTGGGCTGGGCTGCAGGACTGGTCTcctcatcactcctccctgctcttcctcctcttcttcctcactcAGGGCTGATGCTGGGGAGCCTTGCCAGCTGAGCACAGGGGGGCTGGCGGGGGGGTTGTCTCCCAGTTCCTCCACACTGCCCACTCCCGCCACAGGCTGGAGATCTGGGGCCCGCAGGACCCCCCCTTCTGGACACACACCCATTGTCTCTGTCTGGTTCTGCTGGCTTGGGATGGACCCCGCTGACCCAGCCACAGTGGGAGCTGCTGGGGTTTTGGATGAGAGTGTGGAGGGGGTAGAATCAGCCTTTTCCTCTGTGCTGCATTTACAAGGTTTTGGAGGGCTGGTGGGCTGAGGACTGTTCTTACTGGTCTTGCTGGTGCTGCTGATGTTGttgttaatggtggtggtggtggtgggtgggggaCAAGTTGGCAGTGGTGAGCCCTTGACGGGGTGTTTGGGTTGAGCTGGGTTTGACTTGTACAGGGTCCCTCCCCTCCTTGACTTTTTGTGTTTGGATGGATGTGGTGAGGGTTGGTTAGGATGGGCGGCAAGCGGGCCAGCAGGTGGCACTGTCTCTGAGGTATTTGGAGAGCTGTGGTCATGGGACGTTCGACCTCTTCCTTGgcccttctctctgtgtctgtgtttgccagCGGTGGATGGTGTCTGGGAGGGTTGGCCTGGCTTCCCTGGAACCCTAGATCCAGACTGAGTCTTAGGGGAGGAAGGCCATACTGATGGAGTGAGGGATGATTCACGTGGGGAATTTGAGCATCCCATCTCTGCTTTCTCCAGCTGCTTAGCCCTAAGACTCTCCTCCcttttctccatcttcctcccttcctctttcctATTTTTTCTCTCCACCTTGTCCCTCAACTTATTCTTTACCCCATCCTCCCTTTTCgcttctttctcctttctccttttcctctcctccatcttcttctcCATCTTCCTCGTTGGTTCCCTCTTTCCCACCTCGCCTCTCTCCGCTCGACTTGCTTTATCCTTATgggtcctctctgtctgtttgtgtcgATGAGGCTGAAGCCCTGGCTTGTTGACAGTAggtctgttgttgttgacagtaggtctgttgttgttgacagtAGGTCTATCCTGGGGAGAGCTGGGTGGGGTCTGGGTTTCTGAGCCTAGCCCTGTgcgggaggcagagagagggggaggagtgggacTGGGTGAGGGGGTCCTTGGTCCCCGTTTATGGGGTGTGCCAGCGGCAGTGTCAGGACTCCTCTGATTGGGTGGAGGGTCTTTCTTCCCACTGGCCTTACTAGGAGTGGTGGAGCTGGAGAGGCCAGAGGGGCAGGAGGAGCTCAGGGCTGTGAAGCCTAAAACTCTGTGGCTGCTGTTGCGGTGGGGAGGCTCTGTAGCAGAGGGCTGGGAGGGGGTCTGATCCCTCTTCTGTCTGTGGGAGCGTGGAGCTGGGGGGCTGTGCTGAGGTACTGAGGGGGGTGATGGGGGGCGCTGGTGGTGCTGGCTGTAAGGCACGCCGGTGTGTTCTGCTGGTGAGGAGGGGGGCTGGGACTGGCCATACACCTCCACCCAGGATCCATGGTGGGGGGGTCTGCTACCGCCACAGGGCTGGGATGGAGAAGGGTGGCGGGGATAGGAGGAAGGAGGTGGGCCTTGACCATCGAAGGGGACCTGGGGAACTGGACTATGGGTAGAATGATGTGTACTATAGTTGAAACGCCCTAATCTTGACTTGATGGATTCCTGAAATAACAAGAGAGAAAGGATTGTTCATCAATGAGTAGTCTTAAGAGCACTGTTCTCTTAAAGAACATTGACTATTAACCGACTTACTTGTAACTCGGTAGACGAGGTCCTCCTGTCAGCATGGGTGCGAGAACCAGGTCTGTCATATGATTGGTTCCAGAAACCTTGTTTGGGAGGGAGGTAGTGGGGTGGTGAGTGTGGCTGGTCTGGTCCAGATAAATGCTTTGAGCCACGGTGAGAGGGCTGGTGAGAGAGAACAGTACTAAACAGTAAGTGTCTTGGTGTATTGATCCCTACAAGAAGGTGGTGCTATTGTATAAATATCACAGCTACACGAGTGACTTCAGACAACTGTTCCAGGATCAGATACATGGTTAAGTTTAGCAGTAGagaaatctgatcctagatcaggttAGTAGACATGTTCCTCAAGCATTGATACAGGACTAACTGTGGGCGGGGACCGTCCACTCCTGGCAAACAAGATCATTAGCTCAAGTGATGACTGACCTGCTCAGGGCCAGAGCTCCTGCTCCTCTTGGCAGGGCAGTCTTCCTTGGGGGGCGGAGAGTGCTGTGAGTGTGGGGAGCGGTGTGGAGGTTGGCCACGGTGGTGTTTGTGGGGGGGCGGGCGCTTCCATGGTCCTGGTCCCTGGTCTATCATCCTGCCTGGGAAGGCCCTGGAGCGGTCTGAGGTGGCCCACCTCTCTGCTGGGGAGCCCAGGTCTCCAGGGGGATCTCTGGGCCGTTGGTGCTGGTGGGGACCCCCATACTGAGAGAGACAATTATCATCATTAAAGTCATGCAATCAATAAGAAAAAGACATAAACTTAACTACTGTATGTAGTAAATGATGAGTTATGTAGAGTATAGAATAGGCTGTCGATAGGCTgccctctacccctctcactctgGGAGACTGGTTGTTGTAAAAGTCCCAGATGGTGTAGGATTCCCCCGGTCCTGTTTGGTAGCCTCCCTGGTTGCGACCATGGTTTTGAAATGACCGTGGGGAGTCCTGGTGCCAGCCCTGGGTCTCATAAGCCTGGTCTTTCTGGGCCCAGGGTCGTGTTGCTGGTCTCGGGTCCCTCTGAGGGTCCCTTCCCTGGACATGGAAGGAGGGCCTGGCCCCTCTACGTTCCAGAGAGAAAGTGGAGATCACTAAGGGACCACTGCAGCAAGGTGACAGTGGACTAACATTT
Encoded here:
- the LOC124007930 gene encoding lysine-specific demethylase 6B-like isoform X3 — protein: MYHPAEQYHGRNTRDSYPAGGPHRGTWAPVNSRPWGPPNRYTGGINQSQHVNKIYDRGARPSFHVQGRDPQRDPRPATRPWAQKDQAYETQGWHQDSPRSFQNHGRNQGGYQTGPGESYTIWDFYNNQSPRVRGYGGPHQHQRPRDPPGDLGSPAERWATSDRSRAFPGRMIDQGPGPWKRPPPHKHHRGQPPHRSPHSQHSPPPKEDCPAKRSRSSGPEQPSHRGSKHLSGPDQPHSPPHYLPPKQGFWNQSYDRPGSRTHADRRTSSTELQESIKSRLGRFNYSTHHSTHSPVPQVPFDGQGPPPSSYPRHPSPSQPCGGSRPPHHGSWVEVYGQSQPPSSPAEHTGVPYSQHHQRPPSPPSVPQHSPPAPRSHRQKRDQTPSQPSATEPPHRNSSHRVLGFTALSSSCPSGLSSSTTPSKASGKKDPPPNQRSPDTAAGTPHKRGPRTPSPSPTPPPLSASRTGLGSETQTPPSSPQDRPTVNNNRPTVNNNRPTVNKPGLQPHRHKQTERTHKDKASRAERGEVGKREPTRKMEKKMEERKRRKEKEAKREDGVKNKLRDKVERKNRKEEGRKMEKREESLRAKQLEKAEMGCSNSPRESSLTPSVWPSSPKTQSGSRVPGKPGQPSQTPSTAGKHRHREKGQGRGRTSHDHSSPNTSETVPPAGPLAAHPNQPSPHPSKHKKSRRGGTLYKSNPAQPKHPVKGSPLPTCPPPTTTTTINNNISSTSKTSKNSPQPTSPPKPCKCSTEEKADSTPSTLSSKTPAAPTVAGSAGSIPSQQNQTETMGVCPEGGVLRAPDLQPVAGVGSVEELGDNPPASPPVLSWQGSPASALSEEEEEEEQGGVMRRPVLQPSPTHSPSISPPHGNLEELNEKAEGVSEGRGADELRHSDLAKLYGLPDTPNGVEEEDEEEEDSSGDTSSSSLPPCRPHLHQTGVADVFKSLASFLGGQRYTYRGGPFGRPPPSSMGGVKYSSSLAMDPETNCQDQQCPSPTSDSTTPPRLTTQSPTHTTSDPPSKPRPPLDLNQPQLSVGERTKQKHARLEEIQNERKKERTKGVDSGETAGSLSAELRLTTTHRLPATTKEERGQREVRRRTGRKRVQSGADGNREEDGKRKRRKQDSSHQRSGGNEKKKIEEKRDRKSASSITLSSCTPPPSSPVKQLKDTKKSRPIPGNLGLQSKGIQGQKDKAHTGNTEQGAQSTVRKEERCSEPETMTATPGSNTDTVVTATSTINTPSTATPTPAPPAAPVRRTPCPLAAADFLKLKALSMGPPKELKIRLVKVESGDRETFIASEVEERRIPLGEVSIRHTASEVIRACKGAKVKGKFRESYLLRAFSVKPVLITDPPIPREKLNPPTPSIYLESKRDAFSPVLLQFCTDPKNPVTVIRGLAGSLRLNLGLFSTKSLVEANAEHAVEVRTQVQQPADENWDATGSGQTWPCESSRSHTTIAKYAQYQASSFQESLQEEKDSEDEDKEEQEEKQAPSSDPSTTAASGASKANPSVVASKANPSVVASKANPSVVASKANPTVVASKVGPTPIANTLRPEAKSTGNIIKFGTNIDLSDPKRWKPQLQELLKLPAFMRVEFNGNMLSHVGHTILGMNTVQLYMKVPGSRTPGHQENNNFCSVNINIGPGDCEWFAVQEHYWEHVNNFCEKHEVDYLTGSWWPVLEDLYRSNIPVYRFIQRPGDLVWINAGSIHWVQAVGWCNNIAWNVGPLNSYQYQLALERFEWNEVKKVKSIVPMIHVSWNVARTIKITDQETYKMVKWTLSPTVHQAHPDSERPAGCCREEDLLSEPCEGRTSLLLQRV